AGTTAATCCAAACAGTAATGTTTCCATTCCCCTGATTTAACTCCTCTTTAAAAAGCTGTGGTGTCACATCATCATCAAACCACGATTCTTCAGCTATCGTTCCATTAAGGAATAGGATGCGTTCTGTCACTTCCTCTTCGTTTTGGTTTCTCATTACTTGATTCTTCCACTTCCAAAACTTCTTCATTAGGTTCTTCCTCCTTTCCATCTTTACCTGCAAATGCTCCTGCCCTTTTAAGCGGGAGCATATTTCCATTTATGAGATATAGGTCACCTCCATCTTCACTTGGAATACGGTCTAGGTTTTCTAATTCTCTAATATCGTTCGCTGACATCCATCCGTTTTGTCTTGCTGTAGCATAGCCATTCATTCTAGATTGATAATCACCACGAAGGAGTCCATCCACATTGAATTTGACATAGTACTTTTTCTTTTCCTCCTCAGTAAAAAGCCTTCGAACAATAGACTGTTCCCATCTTGCTACCCAAGGATCAAGGGTGTACTTTACAAACTCAAGTGACTGTTGCTCAATATTAGAAAAGCTCGACTTCTCAAGGTCACCTACCATGTGAGGTGGCACTCTGAAAATACGAGCAATCTCATTGATTTGAAATTTTCTTGTTTCTAAAAACTGTGCTTCATTTGGAGAAATGGAAATGGGTGTATACTTCATTCCTTCTTCCAATATTGCTATCTTATGACTGTTTCCTCCAAAGAATCCTTTTGACCAGCTTTCCCTCATAGCCTTAGGATCCTTTACTGTTCCGGGGTACTCCAAGATTCCACTTGGCGTTGCTCCATTAGCAAAGAACTTAGCTCCATATTCTTCGGTTGCGATTGCCATACCTATGGCATTTTTAGCCATCGCAATTGGTGAATAGCCGACAAGTCCATCAAAACCAAGTCCAGGAATATGAAGAACATCTGACTCGTTTAACTTAACAATCCCTTGTCTTTCTGTTCCTGCATCTGAATCACTTACAAAATATTCATAGTAAATTTGGCCTTTATCATCTCTATCTACCTTCATCCTATCTGGCATAAGCGGATAGAGTCCTAAGACTTCACCCTTACCATTTCTGATAATCTGAGCATAGGCATTACCCCAAAGCAGTAAATGCGTCATCATGGTTTCCCTAAAGACAAAGCTTGTCATCTCTGGATTTGGTTCATCATACAGTACCTTATATAACGGATGCTCTATTGCTTTTTCAGTTCCTGTATCGGTTCTAAGGTATACATGAAGTGGCAAACTTGCAACTGCTTCAGATAAAATACGTACACAACTATATACTGCGGTCATCTGCATAGCCGAGCGTTCATTTACTCTTCTTCCAGATGATGAGCCACCCATCAAGAAGCTATATGCACTTCCATTTGTTCTATGTTATAGGCTTATCACGACTTTTAAATAATCCACTTAATATTCCCATTAACATTCCTCCTAATTTTCTATATCAAAAAAGCACCTACTGTAATTAGTAGATGCTTATCGTTATGTTCTTTCATTATTTTATTTTAATAGCCATTCAATTACATCAATAGATTGAATCCCATCATATTCATCGTCAAGTGCTTTATCTAAAGTAATAACCATTTTTTTATAATTATTATGGATTTTTTGTAACGATTTTAATTCTCTTTCTCTTACCAATTCATTTTTCATGCTTTCAGTTACTTGAATATACATTTTTTCATTTGCACTTGTAGCAATAAAATCTACCTCTAAATTATCAATTTTTCCAATTGCCACATCAAACCCGCGTCTTAGCAATTCAAAGTAAACTATATTCTCTAAAGAATGTCCTCTGTCTCTATCTCTAAACCCAAGTAAATAATTTCTTAGTCCAATATCCACTATATAATACTTGCCAAGTGTTCTTAGATACTCTTTTCCCTTTATATCAAATCTCTTAACATCATAAAACATATATGATTCTTTTAATGCTCCTACATATGATGCAATAGTTTGCGTTGCTGGTTTCCCTTGTCGTTCACGATTTTGGATCATGTTTTCAGATACAAGCGTATTGCTTACCGAATTAAGAGATGTATTATTTCCAATATTATCTGCTAAAAATAATATGATTTTCCTAAGTAATTCTGCATCAGTAATTTGTCTTAAGCCTCTTCTTTTTTCACGTTCAAAGATATCTCTAACAACTACAGTTGAATATACCCCATCGAGTAAAGTCATCGCTTTGTCTTGTTCAAGCCCAACATCTGCTATCCCGGGCATACCACCATATCGCATATAGGCATCAAATAAGTCTCTGATTTCAACAATTTCATCATTCTCATTTACTGCTCTTTTTCTCTTTTCCCCAATTGGTGTTTTATATTCCTTTAATTTATATCCATGAAAATCTATAAATTCCTTAAATGATAATGGATACATTTTTATTTCTACATACCTACCAGATAAATATGTAGAGTATTCCGATGACAATAGATATGAATTGGACCCAGTTATATATATGTCGCAGTCAAAATCAACTCGAAATGAATTTATAGCATCTTCCCACCTTTCTATCCTTTGAAGTTCATCAAAAAATAAATAAGCCCTTTTTGTGGTTGGAATTTTTTTCTTTACATATTCATATAATTCTTTGTAATTCATCTCTTGAAACTCAAGGGATTCAAAATTTATTGCAATAATCTGATCTTGTTTAACTCCAGAATTTAAAAGATATTCCTGCATTAGTTTTAATAAACTTGATTTTCCACATCTTCTAATTCCTGTTATAACCTTTACAGGTTCTTTGTCTTTAAATGCAATCAATTGATTCAGGTATATATTTCTAGTTTTTAGCTTTTTCTCATAGTGCAACATACCATATCCCTCCTTTTTGATTACATTATACCCTAAACTTTTATTTTTATCAAGTTTGAGGTATCAATTCCCTAAACTTAATCTTATTTCAGAAAATCAAGTTTTTCTGAAATAAGGATGACTCTTCCCTATCCATATTTCAAAAACAGATACCTACATAAATACACTCCCTATTTCTTTCGCCTAATTATAGTATATTTTTAGGCGATTATTTATACTTGGCACTTTCTTCTGTGCGTTATAAAAGAAAAAACAACGCACAAAAGCAAGTCTTATCTTTACAGAAATAAAATACCTCTACTATCATAAACACTTTCTGTATTTTGATTCCCACACCTAATTGCCCTATCAAGTGCCATGATGGTAGCAATCGCACCATCAATTTTTTCTGTAGACTTTTCCTTATCTGCTTTGATGTTTCCTGCAGGGTCTGTCCTAATAAATATATTATCCATATTCCATCTAAGAACAGGATGCCCACCATGAGCAATTTTTTGTTCTAGTGTTAATTTCATAAGTTCTTTCGTTGGTGGGGACATATCCTTAAACCCTTGTCCGAATGGAACAACAGTAAATCCCATATTTTCTAAGTTCTGCACCATCTGAACAGCACCCCATCTATCAAAGGCAACCTCTCTGATATTAAATCTTTCTCCAAGTTTTTCTATAAAGCTTTCTATATATCCATAGTGAACTACATTTCCTTCTGTTGTCTGAATGTACCCTTGCCTTTCCCATATATCATATGGAACATGGTCTCGCTTGACCCTTAAATCTAAGGTATCCTCTGGTAACCAAAAATATGGAAGTATCACAAATTTATCTTCTTCATCTGTCTGTGGAAAGACTAAAACAAAGGCTGTAATGTCTGTTGTAGAGGAAAGGTCTAAGCCTCCATAACATACTCTTCCTTCAAGTTCATCTTCATTAACTGCAAAGGAACACGAATCCCATTTTTCCATTGGCATCCACCTAATTGCTTGTTTTACCCACTGGTTAAGTCTTAACTGTCTAAAGGAATTCTCCTCACCAGGATTTTGCTTTGCTGATTCACAGGCAGCTTTTACCTTATCCATCACTCGTATATTTTCAGAATCTAAAGTTGGTGTAATATATGGCTCTGCAGGTGTAGGAAAATCCACACTAATAAATCATGTTTCCCACTATTTGAATGATGCAGCCAAATTATACCTAACCCAAACAAATCCCGCAAAAGAGAACTTGATGCGAAAGATTGATGCTGACAATACAACTTTTTCAACGATTGAAAGTTTTAAACGCCAAGGCTCTTTTACAGAATATAAATTATTGGTTATCGATGAATGTAGTACCGTTAGCAATAAGGATATGGTTGAGGTTCTGCAAAAGGCAAATTTTGAAATGCTCTTACTGGTTGGAGACACTTATCAGATTGATGCGATTCAATTCGGAAATTGGTTCTCGGTATTAAAATCATTTTTACCAGAAAGTGCCGTATTTGAACTTACCCAGCCTCATCGAACTAAGGATGAACGATTGCTTGAACTGTGGGACAAAGTTAGACAGATGGATGATACAGCTAAAGAAGTCATCGAAAGAGAAAGCTATTCCTTAAAAGTAGATGAAACCTTACTCTCTTCACTTGAACCTGGCGAGGCTATTCTCTGCCTAAATTATGATGGTTTGTATGGAATCAACAACATCAATAGATTCCTACAGGAAAGCAATCCTAGCCCTGCTGTTCAGTGGGATGTTCAGCAATATAAAGTTGGAGATCCGATTCTCTTCCTTGATTCGGATAGGTTCTTTCCTGTCATACACAACAATATGAAGGGAATTATCAAGAGAATAGAAATTCTAGACCCCGACACCCACGATGAACGCATTCAGTTTGATGTTGAGATACCTAAGGTAGTAGATGAAAGTGACCTTAGGCACATGAGTCTCCAACTACTTGAATGTTCGGAAACCGAAGAAAAATCACTAATCAGATTTTGTGTACACAAATTAAAGAGTGCTGATGAGGTGGAAGAATTAGTAACTCACAATATCTTCTACACTGCTATCACAAGAGCCAGAGAAAAATTAAAAATCTACTGGACTCCTGAAGTCGAGGAAAAGGTTATTAACCGAATCAGACCACGAGATATCAGTAAAGATGTCGAACTCTTGAAAAACTATCTCACAGAAAAACAGCAAGAAGAATCATTTGATTTTTGGTTGTAAAGCAAGGAGGTTGATTATGCGAATCAGTTACAACAAATTATGGAAGATGTTAATTGACAAAGAAATGAACAGGAATGATCTTAAGGAGGCTGCCGGAATCAGTGCAGCTTCCATTGCCAAATACTTCTATCTATCCAACTATAAAAATCAACCTCTTTGCAGCTATCAAAACGCAAAAAATCCGAGGACCTAGATTTATGTCCAAATCCTCGGAAAGGCCTTATATTTCGAGCATTTTCACACTATCAATTATGTGTTTTAGTCAACAGACATACGCTCTCAACATGTATTGAGTGGTCAGTATGGATAAAATTTCATATTTCTCAAAAGCCTCACATGTGGGAATATGTCCATAAATGCTAGAAACTTTTAAGGTCTTATGGCAGTAATAGGTATTACGTAAACACCATCATTTCTTTTATAAGCAAATGGTACTCTGGCGCACAGAACGGCCATAAATGATGGCTTGACCATGCTTTCAGTATCTATTTTAGATGCCATGTCTTTCAATGTTTCCGCACCTTGATCGATTAATTTATCTCCACCTAATTTGATTTCAATAAGGCCATATGCCCCATTTCTTAAGTGGATCACCGCATCATATTCCAAGCCATGCTTATCTCTGTAATGGTAGACTGTTCCATCTAAATAATCCGTATAGATTCTCAAATCACGAATGCACAGGTTCTCAAATAAAAAGCCCATGGTATTTTGAACTGCACCCCTGAATTTGGAGAAATAAAAAAAGAACCGATTCAGGAGGTGCAGTTCACAAAGACTGCCAATTCATCTTCCTCAATTGCGCTATCTAAATGGTAGTTTATTTGTAGTTTGAACAATAATGCAACCGTCTTGTCTTATCAAACTTGCTCGATAATCTTCGTGACTAACAAAAAAGGATGGAACACAACTGTATTTATAACAGTGATGTTCCATCTGAATGGTCATAATCACCGACGATCAATCGTTCTGTATTTCTATTTTTTATTGATGCCTTGTTAATAAAATATCTGAATAGATGTGTTAGTCATATT
This genomic window from Solobacterium moorei contains:
- a CDS encoding ATP-binding protein: MLHYEKKLKTRNIYLNQLIAFKDKEPVKVITGIRRCGKSSLLKLMQEYLLNSGVKQDQIIAINFESLEFQEMNYKELYEYVKKKIPTTKRAYLFFDELQRIERWEDAINSFRVDFDCDIYITGSNSYLLSSEYSTYLSGRYVEIKMYPLSFKEFIDFHGYKLKEYKTPIGEKRKRAVNENDEIVEIRDLFDAYMRYGGMPGIADVGLEQDKAMTLLDGVYSTVVVRDIFEREKRRGLRQITDAELLRKIILFLADNIGNNTSLNSVSNTLVSENMIQNRERQGKPATQTIASYVGALKESYMFYDVKRFDIKGKEYLRTLGKYYIVDIGLRNYLLGFRDRDRGHSLENIVYFELLRRGFDVAIGKIDNLEVDFIATSANEKMYIQVTESMKNELVRERELKSLQKIHNNYKKMVITLDKALDDEYDGIQSIDVIEWLLK
- a CDS encoding AAA family ATPase, with the translated sequence MYGSAGVGKSTLINHVSHYLNDAAKLYLTQTNPAKENLMRKIDADNTTFSTIESFKRQGSFTEYKLLVIDECSTVSNKDMVEVLQKANFEMLLLVGDTYQIDAIQFGNWFSVLKSFLPESAVFELTQPHRTKDERLLELWDKVRQMDDTAKEVIERESYSLKVDETLLSSLEPGEAILCLNYDGLYGINNINRFLQESNPSPAVQWDVQQYKVGDPILFLDSDRFFPVIHNNMKGIIKRIEILDPDTHDERIQFDVEIPKVVDESDLRHMSLQLLECSETEEKSLIRFCVHKLKSADEVEELVTHNIFYTAITRAREKLKIYWTPEVEEKVINRIRPRDISKDVELLKNYLTEKQQEESFDFWL
- a CDS encoding helix-turn-helix domain-containing protein — its product is MRISYNKLWKMLIDKEMNRNDLKEAAGISAASIAKYFYLSNYKNQPLCSYQNAKNPRT
- a CDS encoding DUF4143 domain-containing protein, with amino-acid sequence MGFLFENLCIRDLRIYTDYLDGTVYHYRDKHGLEYDAVIHLRNGAYGLIEIKLGGDKLIDQGAETLKDMASKIDTESMVKPSFMAVLCARVPFAYKRNDGVYVIPITAIRP